A window of the Bdellovibrio sp. ZAP7 genome harbors these coding sequences:
- the clpS gene encoding ATP-dependent Clp protease adapter ClpS, which translates to MANDNGNKNGNYPYSSPEGEAGVQLVPKLDTPKMYKVILLNDDYTPMDFVVLVLRRFFAKSEEEATKIMLDVHKKGAGVAGVYSLEIAEMKVMQVNQFAQLNQNPLKSTLEEEP; encoded by the coding sequence ATGGCAAATGATAACGGAAATAAAAACGGGAACTATCCATATTCATCTCCGGAGGGAGAAGCTGGGGTCCAGCTCGTCCCAAAACTAGACACTCCGAAGATGTATAAAGTGATTCTACTGAACGACGACTACACTCCTATGGACTTTGTCGTTCTTGTATTGCGTCGGTTCTTCGCAAAATCAGAGGAAGAAGCGACGAAAATCATGTTAGATGTACATAAGAAAGGCGCTGGTGTCGCAGGAGTCTATAGTCTAGAAATAGCTGAGATGAAAGTGATGCAAGTAAATCAATTCGCCCAACTTAATCAGAATCCCCTTAAGAGCACACTGGAGGAGGAACCATGA
- the clpA gene encoding ATP-dependent Clp protease ATP-binding subunit ClpA has translation MMSRELERKLAEATELAKRNRHEFVTLEHILLVLSESPVMVEILEACAVNVQRLRQDLREHLKVGIPQITDEQLGSYGGFDSWNPEFTLACHRLIQRAAIQMKSAGRNQISEGSLLISLFYEQDSHATFALARQGLTQFDIINYVSHGITKDGKDHDVPPSAAPRSSEYNQESFEEGRGSPLESFCVNLNEKAKAGKLDPLIGREDVIERAVQVLCRRTKNNPLLIGEPGVGKTAVAEGLAQKIVAGEVPEKLKSAVIYSLDLGGLLAGTKFRGDFEGRLKAVVKEIAKRPHTILFIDEIHTIVGAGATSGGSMDASNLLKPALANGEISCIGSTTHQEYRQYFEKDRALNRRFQKIDINEPTNEDCIRILTGLRKSYEDFHHVKYSDAALRAAVELSQKHIHGKLLPDKAIDVLDEAGAHFRLKDNTTQEISIDTGEIEETIAKMTGLPIATISSTEKTQLRDLDKKIKALIFGQDDAIDRLVASIKFARSGLGRPNKPIGSFLFTGPTGVGKTEVCRQLAQIMGVHFERFDMSEYMEKHAVSRLVGAPPGYVGYEEGGLLTEAVSKHPYCVLLLDEIEKAHPDINNILLQVMDAGRLTDSNGRVADFKNAIIVMTSNAGAAETARGTIGLVEENRSLLSMDAIKKTFAPEFINRLDAVVSFRDLSDEMVLKITQKFVDELKMVLLQKKVEMNVTQDVIKWLMKKGFDKVYGARPLARTVDEHLKKALVDELLFGRLMDGGRVNVELDKDILRFQFSTTPNGGQGQKNQKQPVTT, from the coding sequence ATGATGAGCCGCGAGCTTGAACGCAAGTTAGCTGAAGCCACAGAACTCGCAAAACGCAATCGCCACGAGTTCGTAACCCTTGAACACATCCTGTTGGTTCTTTCAGAGTCCCCAGTCATGGTGGAAATTCTGGAAGCTTGTGCGGTCAACGTGCAACGCCTTCGCCAGGATCTACGCGAACATTTAAAAGTGGGTATCCCACAAATTACGGATGAACAACTAGGTTCGTACGGTGGATTTGATTCCTGGAATCCAGAGTTTACTCTAGCCTGCCACCGTTTGATTCAACGAGCTGCTATTCAAATGAAAAGCGCGGGTCGTAATCAAATCAGCGAAGGCAGTCTTTTGATATCTTTGTTCTATGAACAAGACAGTCATGCGACTTTCGCCCTCGCTCGCCAGGGGCTAACTCAATTCGATATCATTAATTATGTTTCTCACGGCATCACAAAAGATGGAAAAGACCATGATGTTCCTCCATCGGCGGCTCCTCGCTCATCGGAATACAATCAAGAATCATTCGAGGAAGGCCGCGGCTCTCCCCTTGAGAGCTTCTGTGTAAACTTGAATGAAAAAGCAAAAGCGGGAAAATTAGATCCCCTTATTGGTCGCGAAGATGTGATCGAACGCGCGGTCCAAGTTCTTTGCCGTCGCACTAAAAACAATCCCCTGCTAATCGGCGAACCGGGAGTCGGTAAAACTGCCGTTGCCGAAGGTCTGGCTCAAAAGATAGTGGCCGGAGAAGTTCCAGAAAAATTGAAATCTGCAGTGATCTATTCTTTGGACCTTGGTGGGTTGCTGGCTGGTACTAAGTTCAGAGGAGATTTTGAAGGTCGCCTAAAAGCGGTTGTAAAAGAAATCGCCAAACGTCCTCATACGATTCTTTTTATTGATGAAATTCATACGATTGTTGGAGCCGGCGCCACCAGCGGTGGCTCAATGGATGCATCCAATCTATTGAAACCCGCCCTTGCGAATGGCGAGATCAGTTGCATTGGTTCGACGACCCATCAAGAGTACCGTCAGTATTTTGAAAAAGATCGCGCCCTGAACCGTCGTTTTCAAAAAATCGACATCAACGAGCCTACGAACGAAGATTGCATTCGCATCCTGACGGGCCTTCGTAAATCTTACGAAGACTTCCATCATGTGAAGTATTCAGATGCAGCCTTACGAGCGGCTGTTGAGCTATCCCAAAAACATATTCACGGAAAACTCCTCCCCGACAAAGCGATCGACGTTTTGGACGAAGCCGGAGCTCACTTCCGCTTGAAAGATAACACCACTCAAGAGATCAGCATTGATACGGGTGAGATCGAAGAAACAATCGCTAAAATGACGGGGCTTCCGATTGCGACGATTTCTTCCACTGAGAAAACTCAATTGCGTGATTTGGATAAAAAAATCAAAGCCCTTATCTTTGGTCAAGACGACGCCATCGACCGCTTAGTTGCCAGCATTAAGTTTGCTCGCAGCGGATTGGGTCGTCCGAACAAACCTATCGGCAGCTTCCTTTTCACCGGCCCTACTGGCGTTGGTAAAACCGAAGTCTGTCGTCAGCTTGCCCAGATCATGGGGGTTCATTTTGAACGCTTTGATATGAGTGAGTACATGGAAAAACATGCGGTCTCTCGCTTGGTGGGCGCACCTCCGGGATACGTGGGATACGAAGAAGGTGGTTTACTTACGGAAGCCGTGAGCAAACACCCCTACTGCGTTCTTTTGCTTGATGAGATCGAAAAAGCTCATCCAGACATCAACAATATCTTGCTGCAAGTGATGGACGCCGGGCGCCTGACTGACAGCAATGGCCGTGTTGCTGACTTTAAGAACGCCATCATCGTAATGACATCCAATGCCGGTGCTGCAGAAACAGCGCGTGGAACCATAGGCTTAGTTGAAGAAAATCGCAGCCTTCTTTCGATGGATGCAATTAAAAAGACTTTTGCCCCTGAGTTCATCAATCGCCTGGATGCGGTGGTTTCTTTCCGTGATCTTTCTGACGAAATGGTTCTAAAAATCACTCAGAAATTTGTGGATGAACTGAAAATGGTTCTTCTACAGAAAAAAGTGGAAATGAATGTCACTCAAGATGTGATCAAATGGTTGATGAAAAAAGGTTTCGACAAAGTTTATGGTGCTCGGCCTCTGGCAAGAACAGTCGACGAACATCTGAAAAAAGCTTTGGTTGATGAACTTCTTTTCGGCCGCTTAATGGATGGTGGACGTGTCAATGTGGAGCTCGACAAGGACATTTTGCGGTTCCAATTTAGCACCACACCCAATGGTGGACAGGGTCAAAAAAATCAAAAACAGCCAGTTACAACGTAG
- the htpX gene encoding protease HtpX — MSFFKRIGLFILTNLMVMVTIGIVWSIISSVFGLNKLNNYIPYMMVFCAVWGMGGAFISLMMSKWMAKMFHGVQIIEPNNQNPQLRHLVNTVHDIARRAQLPKMPEVGIYESADINAFATGPSKSNSLVAVSTGLLQRMNEKELEGVLAHEVAHIANGDMVTMTLIQGIVNAFAMFFSRILANIVASNVDEKLRGIVHFAVVIIGDIAFTLLGSFVVNYFSRKREFRADAGGAKFSSRENMIAALEKLRTVYDLPIPPEEGQTATLMISNRDKGGLAGLMMTHPPLEVRIEVLQRGGRL, encoded by the coding sequence ATGTCTTTTTTTAAACGTATCGGTTTATTCATTCTGACCAACTTGATGGTGATGGTTACCATCGGGATCGTCTGGTCTATTATCAGCAGCGTATTCGGGCTGAACAAACTGAACAACTACATCCCCTACATGATGGTTTTCTGTGCTGTCTGGGGTATGGGTGGGGCTTTTATATCTTTGATGATGTCCAAATGGATGGCAAAGATGTTTCATGGCGTTCAAATCATTGAACCCAACAACCAAAATCCACAACTTCGTCACTTGGTAAACACAGTTCATGATATCGCTCGTCGCGCACAGCTTCCAAAAATGCCTGAAGTTGGTATTTATGAATCAGCAGATATCAACGCCTTTGCAACCGGTCCTTCTAAATCCAACTCTTTGGTGGCGGTTTCTACAGGTCTTTTGCAAAGAATGAATGAAAAAGAACTTGAAGGCGTTCTAGCTCACGAAGTGGCACATATCGCGAACGGCGACATGGTTACTATGACCTTGATCCAAGGTATCGTGAATGCGTTCGCTATGTTCTTCTCTCGTATTTTGGCGAACATCGTCGCTTCAAACGTCGATGAAAAACTACGTGGCATTGTTCACTTTGCCGTTGTTATCATTGGTGACATCGCCTTTACGTTGCTGGGATCATTTGTTGTAAACTACTTCTCTCGTAAAAGAGAATTCCGCGCAGATGCCGGCGGGGCGAAATTTTCGTCACGCGAGAATATGATTGCAGCCCTTGAAAAATTGCGCACAGTGTATGATCTGCCAATTCCACCAGAGGAAGGTCAAACAGCGACGCTGATGATCTCCAACCGCGATAAAGGCGGCTTGGCTGGACTTATGATGACTCACCCACCGCTTGAAGTTCGTATCGAAGTGCTTCAACGCGGCGGTCGTCTGTAA
- a CDS encoding lytic transglycosylase domain-containing protein, with amino-acid sequence MPRLFIALSFLSVLMGCATTSRQDTRLEKRLIPQDNPEWVRLYLEAAEKKTSAPKISCANYKELSNHQEFPIKDLALLRAYEVCPVDEKLNTLPESINPWYADLFADIKLKESLETPDLKDDLDAYLANASVESNKKKKEDYLQKALAAAKKLASQEYVAEVQSQLYKTSPRLNPAPPFKELSAVAMDFRFNRDFDEALGVYKKILSSKEASTDDKFQATKNVRMTYKVAQRRQEYINATSELVNTTKKQYRENKKDRRALARYHDALVLLARTLWTEDQTSMAVKTLTEANRQLRGIYPMDEVYFIQGRIEEEKGHFEKALEFYEESYKQPISQAGLRDKLAWLKSWNYYKLQRFEEAATSLQQMRDTVKDPSDKMRAKFWLGRALKNSNKATESTAELESLIKEDPLGYYGMMAYRELNREYPAIKGNAQESASASILGLDELQGRLRLQIEWLIAVNEKPFAEKALNQASDDLKKAGITSEKTWLTMFSAYARAGLYLPLFSTLGSLQPEVKDRLLNDHPDLLFPQPYREIVAGASQKSGIPQEFIYAIIRQESAFNPEARSPVDAFGLMQLLPSVSKNLAATYKLEYKEALDLYKPEINIPLGAFELKTLMKKYNNQYILAVSGYNANDSAIRGWLKTRYRDDSVEFIEEVPYEETRAYIKLTMRNYVFYDRLLHSQTAVKFPEELLSLKK; translated from the coding sequence ATGCCTCGTTTATTTATTGCCCTCTCATTTCTTTCAGTTCTTATGGGTTGCGCGACCACCTCGCGCCAAGACACACGCCTTGAAAAAAGATTGATACCGCAAGACAACCCTGAATGGGTTCGCCTGTATCTTGAGGCGGCAGAAAAGAAAACTTCTGCGCCGAAAATTTCCTGCGCAAATTATAAAGAGCTTTCAAATCATCAGGAATTTCCGATCAAGGATTTGGCTTTGCTTCGCGCCTATGAAGTCTGCCCGGTTGATGAAAAATTAAATACGCTTCCGGAGAGTATCAATCCTTGGTATGCGGATTTATTCGCAGATATCAAACTTAAAGAATCTTTGGAGACACCGGATCTGAAAGATGATCTGGATGCTTACTTGGCAAATGCCAGCGTTGAAAGCAACAAAAAGAAAAAAGAAGATTATCTTCAAAAAGCCTTGGCAGCCGCCAAGAAACTTGCGTCACAAGAATACGTGGCTGAAGTTCAATCCCAGCTATACAAAACTTCTCCCCGCCTAAACCCGGCACCTCCGTTTAAAGAGTTAAGTGCTGTGGCCATGGATTTTAGGTTTAATCGCGATTTCGATGAAGCCCTGGGAGTGTATAAAAAGATTCTGTCTTCCAAAGAAGCATCAACTGACGACAAGTTCCAGGCGACCAAAAACGTCCGCATGACTTACAAGGTTGCGCAACGTCGCCAAGAATACATCAATGCGACTTCTGAACTTGTGAATACTACGAAAAAGCAATATCGCGAGAATAAAAAAGATCGCAGAGCTTTGGCCCGCTATCACGATGCCCTGGTCCTACTTGCCCGAACATTATGGACCGAAGATCAAACATCGATGGCAGTAAAAACTTTGACCGAAGCCAATCGTCAGCTTCGCGGCATTTATCCGATGGATGAAGTCTACTTTATCCAAGGACGTATCGAAGAGGAAAAAGGTCATTTTGAAAAGGCTTTGGAATTCTATGAAGAAAGTTATAAACAACCTATCAGCCAAGCGGGACTTCGCGACAAACTGGCATGGTTGAAATCCTGGAACTATTATAAACTGCAACGCTTTGAAGAGGCCGCAACAAGTCTGCAGCAGATGCGTGACACCGTTAAAGACCCCTCTGATAAAATGCGCGCTAAGTTTTGGTTGGGCCGGGCTTTAAAAAATTCCAACAAAGCTACCGAATCCACAGCAGAACTTGAAAGCCTTATTAAAGAAGATCCATTGGGCTATTACGGGATGATGGCTTACCGCGAACTCAATCGCGAATACCCTGCCATCAAAGGCAACGCACAAGAATCTGCAAGTGCCAGCATTTTGGGATTAGATGAACTTCAAGGCCGCCTTCGCTTGCAGATTGAATGGTTGATCGCGGTTAACGAAAAGCCATTTGCTGAAAAAGCTTTAAATCAAGCGTCCGATGATCTTAAAAAAGCCGGCATTACTTCTGAAAAAACTTGGCTGACGATGTTTTCAGCCTATGCCCGTGCAGGTCTTTACTTGCCTCTGTTTTCAACTTTAGGTTCTTTGCAACCGGAAGTTAAAGACCGCTTGCTTAATGATCATCCAGACTTATTGTTCCCTCAACCCTATCGCGAAATCGTAGCTGGTGCCTCTCAAAAAAGCGGCATCCCGCAAGAGTTTATCTATGCGATCATTCGTCAGGAATCAGCATTCAATCCTGAAGCTCGCAGCCCGGTTGATGCTTTTGGTTTGATGCAGTTACTGCCAAGTGTATCTAAAAATTTAGCTGCAACTTACAAGTTGGAATATAAAGAAGCTTTGGATCTTTACAAGCCCGAGATCAATATTCCGCTTGGGGCATTTGAACTTAAGACTTTGATGAAGAAGTACAATAATCAATATATTCTGGCGGTTTCCGGTTATAATGCCAATGACTCCGCTATACGAGGTTGGTTAAAAACTCGCTACCGGGACGATTCTGTTGAATTTATTGAAGAGGTTCCTTACGAGGAGACTCGAGCTTATATCAAACTAACTATGAGAAATTACGTGTTTTATGATCGCTTACTTCACAGTCAAACAGCTGTGAAGTTTCCTGAAGAGCTACTAAGTCTAAAAAAGTAG
- a CDS encoding S8 family peptidase — translation MFSRKWLLASGAVGVIFFGGLGAYLYFSDTSSPSRSQSSSKFNKEGRLFETSKITSQTDKVEDEPSALFNDPAISQAWGLKKSDAARAWSVTRGSKDIVVAVIDTGIDEHHEDLDKNLWLNPGETGKDAQGRNKATNGIDDDGNGFVDDVHGWNFVSNNNKLDDNHGHGTHIAGIIGAEAGNGKGITGIAPEVSIMVLKYYDPKVPNTDNLKNTVAAIKYAVKMGAKIINYSGGGTEFSQEEHDAVQEAEKAGILFVAAAGNERSNSDQHHYYPADYKLSNIISVTAYDPSVQVLNSSNYGVETVDIAAPGQNILSCLPGNSYGYMTGTSQATAFVTGAAVLVMANKQGASTAVEVKKYILATGDAQTQLASKTRTSRQLNLYKALTILDQGVSASGVVTVNVDSMQKMGGDPNEAPAGAAVNDVSRFGRSLLNAIGNKPKPSRVGTKTNDGENF, via the coding sequence ATGTTTTCTCGCAAGTGGTTGTTAGCATCAGGTGCTGTCGGCGTGATCTTCTTTGGCGGTCTGGGTGCATACTTATATTTCTCAGATACATCCTCCCCGTCGCGCTCCCAAAGCTCCAGTAAATTCAACAAAGAGGGTCGCCTTTTTGAGACCTCTAAAATCACTTCGCAAACAGATAAAGTCGAAGATGAACCCAGTGCCTTATTCAATGATCCCGCAATCAGCCAAGCTTGGGGTTTAAAAAAATCTGATGCTGCTCGCGCTTGGTCTGTGACTCGTGGAAGTAAAGATATCGTAGTCGCAGTCATCGACACCGGCATCGATGAACACCACGAAGACTTGGATAAAAATCTTTGGTTAAATCCTGGAGAAACTGGCAAAGACGCTCAAGGCCGCAACAAAGCCACCAATGGCATCGATGACGACGGCAATGGCTTTGTCGATGACGTTCATGGGTGGAACTTTGTTTCTAACAACAACAAGCTCGACGACAATCACGGCCATGGAACTCATATCGCAGGGATCATTGGTGCTGAAGCCGGTAATGGTAAAGGTATCACGGGGATCGCTCCAGAAGTGAGCATCATGGTATTAAAGTACTATGATCCAAAAGTACCCAATACTGATAACTTGAAAAACACAGTGGCAGCGATCAAGTACGCCGTAAAAATGGGCGCTAAGATCATCAATTACTCTGGCGGTGGTACGGAGTTTTCTCAAGAAGAGCATGATGCCGTTCAAGAAGCGGAAAAAGCCGGCATACTCTTTGTCGCAGCGGCTGGCAATGAGCGCTCAAACTCTGACCAACATCACTACTACCCTGCAGATTATAAGCTTAGCAATATCATCTCGGTAACGGCTTACGACCCATCCGTTCAAGTTCTGAATTCTTCGAACTATGGTGTTGAGACTGTGGATATCGCAGCTCCAGGACAAAACATCTTGTCTTGCTTACCAGGGAACTCCTACGGTTACATGACCGGTACCTCTCAGGCCACAGCCTTCGTAACTGGCGCTGCTGTCCTAGTGATGGCAAACAAACAAGGCGCTTCAACTGCCGTTGAAGTTAAAAAATATATCCTGGCAACCGGCGATGCACAAACACAGTTGGCATCTAAAACTCGTACATCCCGTCAGTTAAACCTCTACAAGGCTCTAACAATTCTGGATCAAGGTGTATCAGCTTCAGGAGTGGTCACGGTCAACGTGGATAGCATGCAAAAAATGGGTGGTGATCCTAACGAAGCTCCAGCAGGGGCTGCAGTAAACGACGTCAGCCGCTTTGGTCGCTCCCTTCTTAATGCAATTGGGAATAAACCAAAACCAAGTCGTGTCGGTACCAAAACAAATGACGGGGAAAACTTCTAA
- a CDS encoding glycosyltransferase family 2 protein — MNLSQSSILLVVVNYNQAQEIGSFLTTIQSYWSQTDTVVVDDGSSDSSPLIAKSLGFKVLKHEKNEGVGSAIRSGIVFARDNGYEAVLIMSSNGKMVAKEIPHLVKPIIDGTADYVTGSRFIAGGSSPGLTHFRKLSIPVFSAICTSLLWRKFSDITCGFRCYKISFLFDGSCDIHQPWLSRYEMEYYIHYWACNTPGLRIIEVPVTIKYSHLAKDRQSKIRPIIDWWSMAKPLILLRLKLKK; from the coding sequence ATGAATTTATCGCAGAGTTCTATTTTATTGGTGGTAGTGAACTACAACCAAGCACAAGAAATTGGTTCATTTCTGACGACAATTCAATCGTATTGGTCGCAAACTGATACAGTAGTTGTTGACGATGGCTCATCAGATTCATCCCCACTTATCGCTAAAAGTTTGGGTTTTAAGGTATTGAAACACGAAAAGAATGAAGGCGTAGGCTCTGCCATTCGGAGTGGAATCGTTTTCGCCAGAGACAATGGATACGAAGCTGTTCTTATAATGTCATCAAATGGAAAAATGGTGGCGAAAGAAATTCCCCATCTGGTAAAACCAATTATCGATGGTACAGCAGATTATGTAACCGGAAGTAGATTTATTGCCGGCGGTAGTTCTCCTGGCCTGACTCATTTTCGTAAACTATCTATTCCTGTTTTTTCTGCGATCTGCACTTCACTCCTCTGGCGCAAATTTTCGGATATTACATGCGGCTTCAGATGTTACAAAATCAGTTTTCTGTTTGATGGCTCATGTGACATTCACCAACCCTGGCTTTCGCGTTACGAGATGGAATACTATATTCACTACTGGGCTTGCAATACCCCCGGATTGCGCATCATCGAAGTGCCGGTAACGATTAAATATTCTCACCTTGCAAAAGATCGACAAAGTAAAATACGTCCCATCATCGATTGGTGGTCAATGGCGAAACCACTAATTCTCTTACGGCTAAAACTGAAAAAATGA
- a CDS encoding UDP-N-acetylglucosamine acyltransferase: MSISSLRNVKHANQIHPTAIIDESAVLGEGNFIGPFCIIGKDVIIGNNNRLEAHCSIGTPPEHKDFWHGTFKSVEVGDNCIIREYATVNSGTIRNTIIGNNVSLLHASYVAHDCIVGDNVTLSGNAAMGGHCTIFEGANIGLNVSIHQYSFVGHYSMIGMGTVITKKSLIEPTKTYVGNPARFLKENQHAIKKNNLNIKDIERFHREFHAALSAPKK; this comes from the coding sequence TTGTCTATTTCAAGCCTCAGAAACGTTAAACACGCCAATCAAATTCATCCGACTGCAATCATCGACGAAAGCGCTGTGCTAGGTGAGGGTAATTTTATTGGGCCATTTTGCATTATTGGCAAAGACGTTATTATTGGGAACAACAATAGACTTGAGGCTCACTGCTCTATCGGAACTCCTCCTGAACACAAAGATTTTTGGCACGGAACGTTCAAGTCTGTTGAAGTCGGCGATAACTGTATTATTCGCGAATACGCCACCGTGAATTCCGGAACGATTAGAAATACTATCATCGGTAACAACGTCAGCTTGCTGCACGCCAGTTATGTTGCTCACGATTGTATCGTTGGAGATAACGTTACACTTTCGGGGAATGCTGCCATGGGCGGCCACTGCACTATTTTTGAAGGCGCTAATATCGGGCTCAATGTATCAATTCACCAATATAGTTTTGTCGGACACTACAGTATGATCGGCATGGGAACTGTGATTACGAAAAAAAGCCTGATCGAACCAACAAAGACTTACGTGGGTAATCCAGCTCGATTCTTAAAAGAGAATCAACATGCGATTAAGAAAAACAATCTAAATATAAAAGATATCGAGAGATTCCATAGAGAATTCCACGCCGCCCTGTCGGCACCGAAGAAATAA
- the lnt gene encoding apolipoprotein N-acyltransferase, with amino-acid sequence MMKKAVQLFKHKAFDLRWALLSGILVGTSYIPFPPWALLFCYVPLWISVTDNNSLSLKRTFWSGWLTQFVLSAIGFHWIAYTAHEFGAMPWIISYSALLLFCAFMHLYIPAAAVAGVWLQRKFQFSRTQALFSIALLHALLERIWPVIFDWHLGYTLIGAQIPAYQWADVIGFAGLSALILLANAWVASIWISFRQKRQGLVQTVALVLILVLLVAGGSFHKAPWDHFDREFKTTLIQANIGNSEKIQAEQGRGAQEFITRKFTSMTMEAFAKFPDTDLFVWPETAFPDYLDQRLLARKHTQILASAMTGLDRPILAGAYSRSPVLDPHRDEATFNALFLIDAKGNNLDAPYLKTNLLAFGEYLPFSEKFPILLKWLPFISNFGRGSGPRALAWNRTTESIHLGGQICYEGLDAKFSRGLAEENSDILVNVTNDSWFGKTFEPKQHMYMTLARAIETRRPLIRSTNTGISTVIWANGDLQQTSPIHEEWSGQFTVKYLKDAPLTAYVKWGHLDWIVLLFALFGIVLTGVLHARSRRP; translated from the coding sequence ATGATGAAGAAAGCCGTTCAATTATTCAAGCATAAAGCCTTCGATTTACGTTGGGCATTACTCTCGGGAATTTTGGTTGGAACAAGCTACATTCCCTTTCCTCCTTGGGCTTTGCTTTTCTGCTATGTTCCCCTCTGGATTTCTGTCACCGACAACAATTCACTCTCTCTGAAACGCACCTTCTGGAGTGGATGGCTGACGCAATTTGTGCTTTCTGCCATTGGTTTTCACTGGATTGCCTACACTGCACACGAATTCGGAGCTATGCCTTGGATTATTTCCTATTCGGCATTGCTGCTTTTTTGTGCTTTCATGCATCTCTACATTCCCGCAGCAGCAGTGGCGGGAGTTTGGTTACAACGAAAATTCCAATTTTCCAGAACCCAAGCATTATTCTCGATTGCCTTGCTACATGCCTTACTCGAGCGCATTTGGCCGGTCATCTTTGATTGGCACTTAGGGTACACTTTGATCGGCGCCCAGATCCCGGCTTACCAATGGGCCGATGTGATTGGCTTTGCGGGACTTTCCGCTCTGATTCTGCTAGCCAACGCCTGGGTGGCGTCGATCTGGATAAGCTTCCGTCAAAAACGCCAAGGCCTCGTGCAAACGGTGGCATTGGTGCTGATTTTGGTTTTGCTGGTCGCTGGCGGCAGTTTTCACAAAGCTCCATGGGATCACTTTGATCGCGAGTTCAAAACAACTCTGATCCAAGCCAACATTGGCAATTCGGAAAAAATTCAGGCCGAGCAAGGCCGTGGTGCTCAGGAATTCATCACCCGTAAGTTCACGTCGATGACGATGGAAGCGTTTGCGAAATTTCCAGACACGGATCTTTTCGTATGGCCCGAAACCGCGTTCCCGGATTATTTGGATCAACGACTGTTAGCCCGTAAGCACACACAAATTCTTGCGAGTGCAATGACGGGCCTTGATCGCCCGATCCTCGCGGGTGCTTATTCGCGCAGTCCCGTTTTAGATCCTCACCGCGACGAAGCGACATTCAATGCTTTATTCCTGATAGATGCCAAAGGTAACAACCTGGATGCACCTTACTTGAAAACAAATCTTTTAGCTTTTGGGGAATACCTGCCTTTCAGCGAAAAGTTTCCGATTTTATTAAAATGGCTTCCGTTCATTTCAAACTTCGGCCGAGGCAGCGGCCCACGGGCCCTTGCGTGGAATCGCACAACTGAAAGCATTCATTTGGGTGGTCAAATTTGTTACGAAGGATTGGATGCAAAATTCTCCCGCGGCCTGGCAGAAGAAAATTCTGACATCCTGGTCAACGTGACTAACGATTCTTGGTTCGGAAAGACTTTTGAACCCAAGCAACACATGTATATGACTTTGGCTCGAGCGATCGAGACCCGTCGCCCCTTGATTCGCTCCACCAACACGGGAATCAGCACGGTGATTTGGGCCAACGGTGACCTTCAACAAACTTCTCCTATTCATGAAGAATGGTCGGGGCAGTTTACTGTAAAATATCTGAAAGATGCTCCGCTGACGGCCTATGTGAAATGGGGCCACTTGGATTGGATCGTTCTTTTGTTCGCGCTATTCGGCATTGTTCTAACTGGAGTCCTTCATGCAAGATCTCGCCGTCCTTGA